The following are encoded together in the Lactuca sativa cultivar Salinas chromosome 1, Lsat_Salinas_v11, whole genome shotgun sequence genome:
- the LOC111913493 gene encoding protein TIC 40, chloroplastic: MDNIAVYASSQKLVLGSTANPRTNGVISNKPLFCSFKIPKRSGLLSKSKTSIAAVSQPQGSTPLTTNKSNELERLGKDCFARISSSSNQHTSSVGATPQIAVPPPSSQVGSPLFWVGVGVAFSAVFSWAASYLKKYAMQQAFKTMMGQMDTQNNQFANSGFSPASPFPFPTPPMSGSTASSPGSPFPFPTPSAASSGPASQRTVTVDMPPTKTEAPPAATNSIDELEAPKEPKKSAFVDVSPEETLKANPFENFKESKETESPKDSQSATQGSQNGSASNPMNNPFSGASSTGTTGPVMSVEALEKMMEDPTVQKMVYPYLPEEMRNPTSFKWMLQNPQYRQQLQDMLNSMGGSPEWDNRMMDSLKNFDISSPEVKEQFDQIGLTPEEVISKIMANPEVAMAFQNPRVQAAIMDCSQNPMSIIKYQNDKEVMDVFNKISELFPGVTGAP; this comes from the exons ATGGATAATATAGCCGTTTACGCTTCTTCTCAAAAGCTAGTACTAGGTTCTACTGCAAACCCTCGAACTAATGGTGTAATATCCAATAAACCCTTGTTTTGCTCGTTCAAAATCCCAAAGAGAAGCGGCCTGCTCTCCAAATCCAAAACTTCAATCGCCGCCGTGTCTCAGCCGCAGGGCTCAACCCCACTAACAACTAATAAATCTAATG AACTAGAGAGGCTTGGGAAAGATTGCTTTGCTAGAATTTCTTCTTCAAGCAATCAACACACTTCTTCAGTTGGTGCAACCCCACAAATTGCAGTGCCACCCCCATCTTCTCAAGT AGGTTCTCCCCTCTTTTGGGTAGGAGTTGGTGTTGCTTTCTCAGCAGTTTTTTCATGG GCCGCATCGTACTTAAAG AAATATGCCATGCAACAAGCTTTCAAGACCATGATGGGACAAATGGACACACAAAATAACCAATTTGCCAATTCCGGCTTTTCTCCGGCATCCCCGTTTCCATTCCCGACTCCACCAATGTCAGGGTCAACCGCCTCTTCACCGGGATCACCTTTTCCGTTTCCGACACCATCAGCCGCCTCATCTGGACCTGCTTCCCAGCGAACAGTGACAGTAGATATGCCTCCTACTAAAACAGAGGCACCACCTGCAGCCACAAACTCCATAGATGAACTTGAAGCACCAAAGGAGCCAAAGAAATCCG CTTTTGTTGATGTGTCGCCTGAGGAAACATTGAAAGCGAACCCGTTTGAAAACTTCAAAGAATCTAAAGAGACTGAATCCCCGAAAGATTCTCAGtctgcaacccaa GGTTCCCAAAATGGATCTGCTTCCAACCCGATGAATAATCCGTTTTCTGGAGCTTCGTCTACTGGTACAACAGGTCCTGTTATGTCTGTTGAAGCTTTGGAGAAGATGATGGAGGATCCAACTGTACAAAAAATGGTCTACCC TTATCTTCCAGAAGAAATGAGGAACCCTACCTCCTTCAAAT GGATGCTTCAGAACCCACAATATCGTCAACAACTGCAGGATATGTt GAATAGCATGGGGGGAAGTCCTGAATGGGACAACCGTATGATGGACTCATTGAAAAATTTTGATATTAGTAGTCCCGAAGTCAAGGAGCAATTTG ATCAAATTGGGCTTACACCTGAAGAAGTTATTTCCAAAATCATGGCCAATCCTGAGGTAGCCATGGCGTTTCAAAACCCAAGAGTTCAAGCAGCAATCATggat TGTTCTCAAAACCCTATGAGCATTATCAAGTACCAAAATGACAAGGAG GTTATGGATGTGTTCAATAAGATATCAGAGCTGTTTCCAGGGGTGACTGGTGCACCCTGA